One genomic region from Natrinema caseinilyticum encodes:
- a CDS encoding cation:proton antiporter, which produces MSIHVDLELVALISAIVGFGVVAQFLAAKYRVPSVLFLIVAGVAIGPEGLGIITADTFGGALSTIVGVSVALIVFEGSFRLEGEIVRNAPRAVGRLVTIGAGVSFFGTALVVRLLLGASWDIAFLVGALLVATGPTVITPILAVVSVREEVATALEVEGIVNDVTAAILAIVLFKAMTAVELSPRGYVFLFIERLGMGIATGFVIAGVVWYLLTRVDLPAQEVPQAARLLIFAGAIMAFAIADSVFSEAGIAAAATAGFTLGNLELPHRDSIRRFNRDVTLLVLSFVFIVLAALLEFSEVRALGLAGLAVVVVVMLVLRPLSVFVSTAGDEGFSFRERAFMSFVGPRGIVPASVATLFAIRLRTRTPPSDPAGADLLLGTVFLVILVTDVLEAGLARRIAIVLGVSRPDD; this is translated from the coding sequence GTGTCTATCCACGTCGACCTCGAACTCGTCGCACTCATCTCGGCGATCGTCGGATTCGGCGTTGTAGCCCAGTTTCTCGCGGCCAAATATCGCGTCCCGAGCGTCCTGTTTCTCATCGTCGCCGGCGTCGCGATCGGTCCCGAAGGCCTCGGTATCATCACGGCCGACACGTTCGGGGGAGCGCTCTCGACCATCGTCGGGGTGAGCGTCGCGCTCATCGTCTTCGAGGGCTCGTTTCGGCTCGAGGGAGAGATCGTTCGAAACGCCCCGAGAGCGGTGGGGCGCTTGGTCACGATCGGTGCGGGCGTGTCGTTCTTCGGAACCGCCCTAGTCGTTCGGCTCCTGCTCGGTGCGAGCTGGGACATCGCGTTTCTCGTCGGTGCGTTACTCGTGGCCACCGGCCCGACGGTCATCACGCCGATTCTCGCCGTCGTTTCGGTTCGAGAGGAGGTCGCGACCGCCCTCGAGGTCGAGGGGATCGTCAACGACGTCACCGCCGCGATCCTCGCGATCGTCCTCTTCAAAGCGATGACGGCCGTCGAACTCTCGCCGCGGGGGTACGTGTTCCTGTTCATCGAACGACTCGGGATGGGGATCGCGACCGGATTCGTGATCGCGGGCGTCGTCTGGTATCTCCTCACACGGGTCGACCTTCCGGCCCAGGAGGTACCGCAGGCGGCGCGACTTCTCATCTTCGCTGGAGCGATCATGGCGTTCGCGATCGCGGACTCCGTCTTTTCGGAGGCCGGTATCGCGGCTGCAGCGACCGCGGGCTTCACGCTCGGAAACCTCGAGTTGCCACACCGGGACAGCATCCGGCGATTCAATCGAGACGTGACGCTGCTGGTCCTCTCGTTCGTGTTCATCGTCCTCGCTGCGCTGCTCGAGTTCTCCGAGGTCCGCGCGCTGGGGCTCGCCGGACTCGCGGTGGTCGTGGTCGTGATGCTCGTGCTCCGACCGCTTTCCGTCTTCGTTTCGACGGCCGGAGACGAAGGGTTCTCGTTCCGCGAGCGGGCGTTCATGAGCTTCGTCGGGCCCCGCGGGATCGTTCCCGCATCGGTCGCGACCCTGTTCGCCATTCGCCTGCGGACGAGGACTCCGCCGTCCGATCCCGCGGGTGCGGATCTCTTGCTCGGGACGGTCTTTCTCGTGATTCTCGTAACCGACGTCCTCGAGGCGGGTCTCGCGAGACGAATCGCGATCGTACTCGGTGTCAGCCGACCCGACGACTGA